The proteins below are encoded in one region of Candidatus Hydrogenedentota bacterium:
- a CDS encoding M28 family peptidase, which yields MGLAQINDDLMHLAGRLSHRSAQSDQERKAGLYIEARLGQYTPNVSVESFHAPENYFLLFASYLAEFLFVGVIALGWPPAAFGYGLGVFLLYLYEFCGYRGLSRFLPQYPSQNIIGRFLGTRPKGLIIVAAYYDSGSATPLSAPGMVPWLRPLHLALMAAMALVIATCAADAFSTHDPSGLSVAAILRWFAILLLLCGALGLYWSASQGEDIRGANHNASGVAALLGLAEKLHAQPIEEFDVWIAATGSHESWMAGMRHLLADPGLNRAQTWIVNLEGVGAGSLHYLEEEGFMHALRPDRELLQRAAALRVGRPVRAGKLRAIPTAAHVPLMRGMKAITLMGLDRDGLPPCWNQVADRIGDVDETGVAETIEFTDLLLRGLAANRAATKTQ from the coding sequence TTGGGTCTGGCACAGATAAACGATGACCTGATGCACCTGGCGGGTCGCCTTTCCCACCGGAGCGCGCAAAGCGATCAGGAGCGGAAGGCGGGCCTGTATATTGAAGCCCGGCTGGGCCAGTATACGCCGAATGTTTCGGTCGAATCTTTCCATGCGCCGGAAAACTACTTCCTGTTGTTTGCCTCCTACCTGGCGGAGTTCCTCTTTGTGGGCGTGATCGCCCTGGGGTGGCCCCCGGCGGCCTTCGGCTACGGCCTGGGGGTGTTTCTTCTCTATCTCTACGAGTTCTGCGGCTACCGGGGGCTCTCGCGCTTCCTGCCGCAGTATCCCTCGCAAAACATCATCGGGCGCTTCCTGGGCACCCGCCCCAAAGGTCTCATCATCGTCGCGGCCTACTACGACAGCGGCTCGGCCACGCCGCTCTCCGCACCGGGGATGGTGCCGTGGCTTCGGCCCCTGCACCTCGCATTGATGGCGGCCATGGCCCTTGTCATCGCCACTTGCGCGGCGGACGCCTTCTCCACCCACGATCCATCGGGGTTGAGCGTGGCCGCCATCCTCCGCTGGTTCGCCATTCTGCTCCTGCTGTGCGGCGCGCTGGGGCTCTACTGGAGCGCGTCCCAGGGAGAGGATATTCGGGGGGCGAATCACAACGCCTCCGGCGTCGCGGCGCTCCTGGGCCTCGCGGAGAAGCTCCACGCACAGCCCATCGAAGAGTTTGATGTCTGGATCGCGGCCACCGGATCGCATGAATCCTGGATGGCGGGCATGCGACACCTGCTTGCCGACCCCGGCCTGAATCGTGCGCAAACCTGGATCGTCAATCTGGAGGGCGTGGGTGCCGGGAGTCTCCACTATCTGGAGGAGGAGGGCTTCATGCACGCGCTGAGACCCGATCGGGAGTTGCTGCAACGCGCGGCGGCGCTGCGGGTGGGCCGGCCGGTCCGCGCGGGAAAACTGCGCGCGATACCCACCGCAGCCCATGTGCCCCTGATGCGCGGTATGAAGGCCATCACCCTGATGGGGCTGGATCGCGACGGACTGCCCCCCTGCTGGAACCAGGTTGCGGACCGCATCGGCGATGTGGACGAGACGGGCGTGGCGGAGACCATCGAATTCACCGATCTGCTGCTGCGCGGGCTGGCCGCGAACCGCGCCGCTACAAAGACGCAATAA
- a CDS encoding (2Fe-2S) ferredoxin domain-containing protein — protein MDTHPLPFKKIILVCTNSREPGERVCCAGRDSVALHAELKEWVARNGLKRHVRICKSGCMDRCEEGPNALVMPDNLWITGLDRAALEVVQAQLAEEFDVREPKPVGEGE, from the coding sequence ATGGATACACATCCCCTTCCGTTCAAGAAAATCATACTGGTATGCACCAACAGTCGGGAGCCCGGCGAGCGCGTCTGTTGCGCGGGCCGGGACAGCGTCGCGCTCCACGCCGAACTCAAGGAGTGGGTGGCCCGCAACGGGCTCAAGCGCCACGTCCGCATCTGCAAATCGGGATGCATGGACCGCTGCGAAGAAGGACCCAATGCGCTGGTAATGCCGGACAACCTCTGGATCACCGGCCTGGACCGGGCGGCTCTAGAGGTTGTGCAGGCCCAGCTCGCGGAAGAATTCGACGTTCGGGAGCCGAAGCCGGTCGGCGAGGGGGAATAG
- a CDS encoding response regulator transcription factor has translation MANETILIVEDEGDILELLRYNLNREGYRVLEATSGETALDIIRKEAPDLVLLDLMLPKIGGLEVCRRVRSDGSHRSVPIIMLTAKGEEADVVAGLELGADDYMTKPFSPRVLLARVRAVLRRNAMDMPGDDESLHIHELVIHPGRHEVLVAGEAITLTRTEFQVLHYLARRPGWVFTRYQIVDAVHGDDYAVTERSVDVQIVGLRKKLGDAGKYIETVRGVGYRFSS, from the coding sequence ATGGCCAACGAAACCATACTCATCGTCGAAGACGAGGGCGATATCCTCGAATTGCTGCGCTACAACCTCAACCGCGAGGGCTACCGGGTACTTGAGGCCACCTCGGGAGAGACGGCGCTGGACATAATCCGCAAGGAAGCGCCGGATCTCGTCCTGCTGGACCTGATGCTCCCCAAGATCGGCGGGCTTGAAGTGTGTCGGCGCGTCCGGAGCGACGGGAGCCACCGCTCCGTGCCCATTATCATGCTGACGGCCAAGGGCGAAGAGGCGGACGTCGTGGCGGGCCTGGAACTGGGGGCCGATGACTATATGACCAAGCCCTTCAGCCCACGGGTATTGCTGGCCCGGGTGCGCGCCGTGCTCCGCCGCAACGCGATGGACATGCCGGGCGACGACGAGAGCCTCCACATCCACGAACTCGTGATTCACCCGGGGCGCCACGAAGTGCTCGTCGCCGGCGAGGCCATCACGCTTACCCGTACCGAATTTCAAGTCCTCCACTACCTTGCCCGACGCCCCGGATGGGTTTTCACGCGGTACCAGATTGTGGACGCAGTCCATGGGGACGACTATGCGGTGACCGAGCGCAGCGTGGACGTGCAGATCGTCGGTCTCCGCAAGAAACTGGGCGATGCGGGAAAATATATTGAAACGGTGCGGGGCGTGGGGTATCGTTTCAGTTCCTGA
- a CDS encoding PAS domain-containing protein → MLQILPAFMAITFLSLILLAFVATRTIETIETEKAAQDLAARAILFRAAIEAQPETAGNEAIQALCERLGAESRTRLTVINPDGSVLADSDESPADMDNHATRPEVAQALKGLTGASTRFSYTVNEKMVYVAMPVGTAPDSRVIRASFPLTSIDATIAAIYRRMGGAVLIVTLCAALLSWAVSRRLVRPVMALKAGAARFACGDFASPLAIPDSEEFGSLAEALNEMARQCAFRIEAMEQQRNEQDAVFSSLMEGVFAVDSELRIISMNEAASTLLRVDANAVKGRPILEAVRNTALRDFVQGALVSDAPVEAELSVGQREPLLLKAQGAMLHDGSGRTLGAVVVLNDITRLRRLEEVRQDFVANVSHELKTPITSIKGFVETLLDDPDPAPENTRRFLQIVEKQANRLDAIIEDLLSLSRLEQTKGAASLKIEQAPVLPVINAAVELCQHQADLREIRIQIQCPQDLAANINPPLLEQGLVNLINNAVKYSDDGQAVLVRAAEKDGGLVIDVIDEGTGIHANELDRIFERFYRIDKARSRDLGGTGLGLSIVKHIAQAHSGSVSVISTPGEGSTFTLRFPLER, encoded by the coding sequence ATGCTTCAAATACTCCCCGCATTCATGGCCATCACGTTCCTTTCGCTTATCTTGCTGGCCTTTGTGGCCACTCGGACGATTGAAACCATCGAAACCGAAAAAGCGGCACAGGATCTGGCGGCGCGGGCGATTTTGTTTCGCGCGGCCATCGAGGCGCAGCCGGAAACCGCCGGAAACGAGGCCATCCAGGCCCTGTGTGAGCGGCTCGGCGCCGAGTCGCGAACGCGCCTCACGGTGATCAACCCGGACGGCTCCGTATTGGCGGACTCGGACGAGTCCCCCGCCGATATGGACAATCACGCCACCCGGCCCGAGGTGGCCCAGGCGCTGAAGGGGCTGACCGGCGCGTCCACACGCTTCAGCTATACGGTCAATGAAAAGATGGTCTACGTGGCGATGCCGGTCGGGACCGCGCCCGATTCTCGTGTCATCCGCGCGTCGTTCCCGCTTACCTCAATTGACGCCACCATCGCGGCGATTTATCGCCGTATGGGCGGGGCCGTTCTGATTGTGACGCTTTGCGCCGCGCTTCTCAGTTGGGCCGTCTCCAGGCGGCTCGTGCGGCCCGTCATGGCCCTCAAAGCCGGGGCTGCGCGCTTCGCCTGCGGCGACTTCGCCAGCCCCCTCGCCATCCCGGACTCGGAAGAATTCGGTAGTCTGGCGGAGGCGTTGAACGAGATGGCGCGCCAGTGCGCCTTTCGCATCGAGGCAATGGAACAGCAGCGCAACGAGCAGGACGCCGTGTTTTCCAGCCTGATGGAAGGCGTTTTTGCCGTCGATTCGGAGTTGCGCATCATCAGCATGAATGAAGCGGCCAGCACCCTGCTCCGTGTCGACGCCAACGCGGTCAAGGGCCGCCCCATTCTGGAGGCCGTGCGAAACACCGCACTGCGCGACTTCGTCCAGGGAGCCCTGGTGAGCGATGCGCCGGTGGAAGCGGAATTGTCCGTCGGCCAGCGCGAACCGCTCCTGCTCAAGGCGCAGGGCGCCATGCTCCACGACGGGTCCGGTCGCACGCTGGGCGCGGTCGTTGTGCTGAACGATATCACCCGCCTCCGGCGCCTCGAAGAAGTGCGGCAGGACTTCGTGGCCAATGTCTCCCACGAGCTGAAGACTCCCATCACCTCCATTAAGGGCTTTGTGGAAACGCTGCTGGACGACCCGGACCCCGCCCCCGAGAATACGCGGCGCTTCCTTCAGATCGTCGAGAAACAGGCCAATCGCCTGGACGCCATTATCGAAGATCTCCTGTCCTTGTCTCGTCTGGAGCAGACCAAGGGCGCCGCGTCCTTGAAAATCGAACAGGCGCCGGTTCTGCCGGTAATCAATGCCGCCGTCGAACTCTGCCAGCATCAGGCCGACCTGCGTGAGATTCGTATTCAAATACAATGCCCTCAGGACCTGGCCGCCAACATCAATCCCCCGCTGCTGGAGCAGGGGCTGGTGAACTTGATCAACAACGCGGTGAAATACAGCGATGACGGCCAGGCGGTCCTGGTCCGGGCCGCCGAGAAGGATGGCGGGTTGGTAATCGACGTGATCGATGAAGGTACCGGCATTCACGCCAATGAGCTGGACCGGATATTCGAGCGCTTCTATCGGATCGACAAGGCCCGGAGCCGGGATCTGGGCGGCACGGGACTCGGACTCTCTATCGTCAAACATATCGCCCAGGCGCACTCGGGCAGCGTTTCGGTGATCAGCACACCGGGGGAAGGCAGCACGTTTACCCTCCGCTTTCCTCTGGAACGGTGA